One Caretta caretta isolate rCarCar2 chromosome 8, rCarCar1.hap1, whole genome shotgun sequence DNA window includes the following coding sequences:
- the ATP6V1G3 gene encoding V-type proton ATPase subunit G 3 has product MTSQSQGIQQLLQAEKRAKDKLEEAKKRKGKRLKQAKEEAIAEIDHYRLQREREFRHKQSNIMGSQGNLSTKIEEQTTEKIRDITSSFHKYMENIMKQLLNIVYDIKPEIHPNYRDTV; this is encoded by the exons ATGACCAGCCAGTCTCAGGGAATCCAGCAACTTTTACAGGCAGAAAAACGTGCAAAAGACAAACTAGAAGAAGCCAAAAAGA gaaagggaaagagactGAAGCAAGCCAAAGAAGAAGCCATAGCAGAGATAGACCACTACAGGTTACAGAGGGAGAGGGAATTCAGGCACAAACAATCTAAT ATAATGGGATCCCAAGGTAACCTCTCCACTAAAATAGAAGAGCAAACAACAGAAAAAATCCGAGACATCACCAGTAGCTTCCACAAGTATATGGAAAACATAATGAAACAACTTTTGAACATTGTATATGACATCAAGCCTGAAATCCACCCAAACTACAGAGACACAgtttaa